One Equus caballus isolate H_3958 breed thoroughbred chromosome 14, TB-T2T, whole genome shotgun sequence DNA segment encodes these proteins:
- the RPS23 gene encoding small ribosomal subunit protein uS12 codes for MGKCRGLRTARKLRSHRRDQKWHDKQYKKAHLGTALKANPFGGASHAKGIVLEKVGVEAKQPNSAIRKCVRVQLIKNGKKITAFVPNDGCLNFIEENDEVLVAGFGRKGHAVGDIPGVRFKVVKVANVSLLALYKGKKERPRS; via the exons ATGG GCAAGTGTCGCGGTCTTCGTACGGCCCGGAAGCTCCGCAGCCACCGACGAGATCAGAAGTGGCACGATAAGCAGTACAAGAAAGCCCATCTGGGCACAGCCCTGAAGGCCAACCCTTTCGGAGGCGCTTCCCATGCGAAGGGAATTGTGCTGGAAAAAGT AGGAGTTGAAGCCAAACAGCCAAATTCTGCCATCAGGAAGTGTGTCAGGGTGCAGCTGATCAAGAACGGCAAAAAAATCACAGCCTTTGTGCCCAATGATGGTTGCTTGAATTTCATTGAG GAAAACGACGAAGTTCTGGTTGCTGGATTTGGTCGCAAAGGTCATGCTGTTGGTGACATTCCTGGAGTCCGCTTTAAGGTTGTCAAAGTAGCCAATGTCTCTCTTTTGGCCTTATAcaaaggcaagaaggaaagacCAAGATCATAA